The following proteins are encoded in a genomic region of Acidobacteriota bacterium:
- a CDS encoding transcriptional repressor — protein sequence MNEIESLGLTKQRLAVLQVIRDSYSHLTANEVFEDARRLLPGISFAMVYNSLRYLKDEGLIGEVRFGTDAARYDRNLSRHDHASCNKCGKLVDLDLRIPNALIKKAAELSRFSTGSIELTLHGLCPDCAE from the coding sequence ATGAACGAGATCGAGAGTTTAGGATTGACCAAACAGCGCCTGGCGGTCCTTCAGGTAATACGCGATTCGTATTCGCACCTGACGGCCAATGAGGTGTTTGAAGACGCTCGGCGTCTGCTTCCGGGTATTTCGTTTGCTATGGTTTACAATTCACTTCGCTATCTCAAGGACGAGGGGCTTATTGGTGAGGTCCGATTCGGTACTGACGCCGCTCGATATGACAGAAACCTCTCACGGCACGACCATGCGAGCTGCAATAAATGTGGAAAGCTCGTTGATCTCGATCTGCGCATTCCGAACGCGTTGATCAAGAAGGCCGCTGAGCTTTCGAGGTTCAGTACCGGTTCAATAGAACTTACGCTGCACGGTTTGTGTCCCGATTGTGCTGAATAG
- a CDS encoding demethoxyubiquinone hydroxylase family protein: MSTARHNLVRILQNAHAGEVAAAYAYRGHWRSLKDSPEKERIKEIEAEEWDHRRRVGEWLAKLDAGPRAFREKLFWTIGRALGATCFLSGWFMPMYFAGRLESQNSVEYEDAAKFATELGMDDCVEDLLDMARVEVEHEEFFRETVAGHRLLPVMKRVFRWS; encoded by the coding sequence ATGAGTACCGCCCGTCACAACCTCGTCCGCATCCTCCAAAACGCCCACGCCGGCGAGGTCGCGGCCGCCTATGCCTATCGCGGCCACTGGAGATCGCTTAAGGATTCTCCCGAAAAAGAACGAATCAAAGAGATCGAAGCTGAGGAATGGGACCACCGCCGGCGTGTCGGCGAGTGGCTGGCAAAGCTCGATGCCGGGCCTAGAGCCTTTCGAGAGAAGTTATTCTGGACGATCGGCCGCGCGCTTGGGGCGACCTGTTTTCTCTCGGGCTGGTTCATGCCGATGTATTTCGCCGGGCGGCTAGAGAGTCAAAATTCGGTCGAGTACGAGGACGCAGCTAAATTTGCGACTGAACTCGGCATGGACGATTGCGTCGAAGACCTGTTGGACATGGCTCGCGTTGAGGTCGAACACGAAGAATTCTTCCGCGAAACCGTCGCCGGCCATCGGCTGCTGCCGGTCATGAAACGGGTCTTTAGATGGAGTTGA
- a CDS encoding SDR family NAD(P)-dependent oxidoreductase: MSNQSVLITGGAGFIGSHLVDRLIAEGARQITVIDDLNDFYSPEIKRANIAMHLGSEVYRFVEADIRDVSALETVFNESEFDCIVHLAARAGVRPSLSQPRLYYETNVTGTLNLLEMARVHGVKQFVNASSSSVYGINSHMPFSEEDRIQQPISPYAATKAAGELLCHTYSHLHDIRTVCLRFFTVYGARQRPDLAIHKFTKMISEGMPIPVFGDGTTRRDYTYIDDIIQGVRASIDYDASMHEVFNLGESQTVELRELIALLEQCLDMSAVIDRQPMQPGDVPITYADISKARKLLNYNPATTIVDGIPKFVEWYRSSGMTV; encoded by the coding sequence ATGTCAAACCAATCAGTACTCATCACCGGCGGTGCCGGATTTATCGGGTCGCATCTTGTTGACCGGCTGATCGCGGAAGGGGCGCGGCAAATCACGGTCATCGACGATCTCAACGATTTCTATTCGCCCGAGATAAAGCGGGCTAACATAGCGATGCATTTGGGCAGCGAGGTCTACCGATTTGTTGAGGCTGATATTCGCGACGTTTCCGCACTCGAAACAGTTTTCAATGAAAGCGAATTTGACTGCATCGTTCACCTTGCCGCACGGGCAGGCGTCAGGCCGAGTCTGAGCCAGCCGCGATTGTATTACGAGACAAACGTCACCGGAACGCTGAATCTGCTCGAGATGGCACGGGTTCATGGCGTCAAACAATTCGTCAACGCCTCATCCTCGAGCGTTTACGGCATCAACAGCCACATGCCGTTTTCCGAAGAAGACCGCATCCAGCAGCCGATCTCACCATATGCGGCGACCAAGGCTGCGGGTGAGCTGCTCTGCCATACATACTCGCACCTGCACGACATTCGCACGGTCTGCTTACGCTTCTTCACCGTTTACGGTGCCCGCCAACGGCCCGATCTGGCGATACATAAATTCACAAAGATGATCTCCGAAGGCATGCCCATTCCCGTCTTTGGCGACGGCACGACGCGGCGTGATTATACGTACATCGACGACATAATACAGGGCGTTCGTGCCTCGATCGATTACGACGCATCGATGCACGAAGTGTTCAACCTCGGCGAATCGCAGACCGTCGAACTCAGGGAATTGATCGCCCTGCTCGAACAATGTCTCGACATGAGCGCTGTCATCGACCGCCAGCCGATGCAGCCTGGCGATGTGCCCATTACCTACGCCGATATCTCAAAGGCCCGCAAGCTGCTCAATTACAATCCGGCCACAACGATCGTCGACGGAATACCGAAGTTCGTCGAGTGGTATAGATCATCCGGAATGACGGTTTGA
- a CDS encoding PDZ domain-containing protein, which produces MLQTLQGAIKRDYYDPAFHGIDLDVRFGLAKERLKQVQTLGQGFAVIAQVLLDFNDSHLFFQPPLTNLDVDYGWRDRMIGDKCFVLTVKPKSDAEKKGLKVGDQILTIEGHPVNRTDLWKMNYYYNTLNKQKALRLSVLSPGGTQPRDLQIESKLFTNRGARAGGQLSELYYSSGTEFDLNLFANIGSVTIWKMPSFGLNPNSIDSLMDRVKSSTSVILDLRGNGGGYVLALERLAGFMFDKELTIAELKGRKKMDPQKSKPSGSTFTGRLVVLTDADSASASEIFARLVQLEGRGKVVGDVSAGSVMQSVDFTGTMSNDSIAYGASITNADVIMSDGKSLEKVGVIPDERVIPTAEDLANGHDPVLARAIQMLGGSISPEDAGKLFVYEWKDEKVRMVKK; this is translated from the coding sequence ATGCTTCAGACCTTGCAGGGAGCCATAAAAAGGGATTATTACGATCCAGCATTCCACGGTATCGATCTTGACGTTAGATTTGGTCTCGCAAAAGAGCGATTGAAGCAGGTGCAGACGCTAGGACAAGGGTTCGCCGTAATCGCACAGGTATTGCTTGACTTTAATGATTCTCATCTTTTTTTTCAACCTCCTCTGACAAATTTGGATGTTGATTATGGCTGGCGTGATCGAATGATCGGTGACAAGTGCTTTGTTCTGACGGTTAAGCCGAAGAGCGATGCCGAGAAAAAGGGTCTGAAGGTTGGCGATCAGATACTCACTATCGAGGGCCACCCGGTAAATCGGACTGATCTGTGGAAGATGAATTATTACTACAACACGCTAAATAAACAAAAAGCATTGAGATTATCAGTCTTAAGCCCCGGCGGGACTCAGCCGCGGGACCTGCAGATCGAGTCAAAATTATTCACAAACCGTGGGGCTCGAGCCGGCGGGCAATTATCTGAACTGTACTACTCCTCGGGCACTGAATTTGACTTGAACCTGTTCGCGAATATCGGGAGCGTCACGATATGGAAGATGCCCTCATTTGGATTAAATCCCAATTCGATCGACTCACTGATGGACAGAGTCAAATCCTCGACTAGCGTAATACTCGATCTTAGAGGAAATGGTGGAGGTTACGTTTTAGCCCTTGAACGACTTGCGGGCTTTATGTTCGACAAGGAACTGACAATTGCTGAATTGAAGGGACGGAAGAAGATGGACCCTCAAAAGAGTAAGCCATCAGGCTCCACTTTTACGGGGCGACTTGTCGTTTTAACCGATGCTGACTCAGCCTCTGCATCAGAGATCTTCGCGCGGCTCGTTCAACTCGAAGGTCGCGGAAAGGTAGTCGGAGACGTTTCCGCCGGCTCTGTGATGCAGTCAGTTGATTTCACAGGCACCATGTCGAATGATTCTATAGCTTACGGAGCGAGCATCACGAACGCGGATGTGATCATGTCAGACGGGAAAAGCCTCGAAAAAGTTGGTGTCATTCCCGATGAGAGGGTTATTCCAACCGCTGAGGATCTTGCAAACGGCCATGATCCTGTACTAGCTAGAGCAATCCAGATGTTAGGTGGTTCGATCTCACCTGAGGATGCCGGAAAACTATTTGTTTACGAATGGAAGGACGAAAAAGTGCGAATGGTCAAAAAGTAA